One Isoptericola dokdonensis DS-3 genomic window, TGTCCGACGGCGGGTACGCGCTGCGCGTGCGGGTGCAGGCCGGCGGCGTGGACGGCCGGCTCGACGCGCAGAGCGACCCCGCCGACGTGCTCGACGCCGTCCGCGACCGCGTCGACTTCGCCGCCGTCACGGTCAAGGGGCCGTCCGCGGGAGGAACGCGGTACGAGGCCGAGCGCGAGCTCGACCCGCTGGTCGCGCTCGAGCTCGTCCGGCGCGGCGGCGCCCGCGTCGTCAAGACCCGCTACGCCGCGTGGATCGGCGCGGACGGCTGGTCGATCGACGTGTTCGGCGGCGCGAACCACCCGTTGATCGTCGCCGAGTGCGAGCGGTCCGGGCCCGTCACCGGCCTGCAGATCCCCGACTTCTGCGTCACGGAGATCACCGACGACCGCCGCTTCTCCAACGAGTCCCTCGCCGTGCAGCCGTACGCCGAGTGGGCCACCGACTACGCGCAGGAGCTGGCCCGGACCGGGCCCCGGTTCCGCGAGGACTTCGGCGAGAACACCTCCATCGACGCCACCTAGGACCGTCGGGGCCTCAGCGGGGGACGTCGCGTCGCTCGGGGCCGGTGTACGCCGACAGGGGGCGGATGAGGGAGTTCGCGGCCTGCTGCTCGGCGACGTGCGCCGTCCAGCCGACGATCCGCGCGGCGACGAAGATCGGCGTGAAGGTCTCGGTGTCGAACCCCATGAGGTGGTAGGCGGGGCCCGCGGGGTAGTCGAGGTTCGGGTAGATGCCCTTGCGGGCGACGAAGGCCGCCTCCAGCGTGTCGTACAGCGCGGCGAGGTCGGGCCGGTCGTAGTGCTCCACCAGGGCGTCGAGCGCCGCCTTCATCGACGGCACGCGGGAGTCGCCGTGCCGGTAGACGCGGTGCCCGAACCCCATGACCTTGCGCTTCGCGGCGAGCGCGTCGTCGAGCCACGCCTCGGCCCGGTCGGCGCTGCCGATCTCGGCGAACGCGTGCATCACGGCCTCGTTCGCGCCGCCGTGCAGCGGCCCCTTGAGGGCGCCGACGGCGGCGGTGACCGCCGAGTAGACGTCGGACAGCGTGGAGGCGACGACGCGCGCGGTGAACGTGGACGCGTTGAACGAGTGCTCGGCGTACAGCACGAGCGAGGTGCGGAACGCGTCGACGACGACGTCGTCGGGCACCTCGCCGAACGTCTGCCACAGGAAGTTGCGGGCGACGTCGAGGTCGTCGCGCGGGGGGACCGGGTCGAGGCCGTGCCGCCGTCGCTGCCCGTAGGCGACGATGCCGGGGAGCTGGGCGAGCAGGTAGACGGCACGGCCGCGGTTCAGCTCGGGGTCGAGGACTCCGCCGTCGCGCAGCAGGGTGGCGTCGAGCCCGCCGAGCTGGCTGACCGCGGTCCGCACCACGTCCATCGGGTGGGCGTCCCGGGGGAGGTCGTCGATCACGCGGCGGGTGCGCTCGTCCATCGGGCGCAGGGACCGTTCGAGGGACTCGAGCTCGGCGAGCTCGGCGGCGGTGGGCAGCTCGCCGTGCCACAGCAGGTGCGCGACCGCCTCGAACGGCTGGGTGGTGGCGAGGTCCTGCACGGGGTAGCCGCGGTACAGCAGCGAGTTGCTGTCCGGGTCGACCTTCGAGATCGCCGTGGTGTCGGCGACGACGCCGGCGAGGCCGCGGTGGACCTCGGGGGTGGGGGAGTCGGTCATCGGTGCTCCTTTGCTCGGATGACGTCGCGCGCCGGGCGGGATGGTGCCCGGCGGCGCAGCCGGGTCACTGGTGGTGGTGCTCCTCGAGGGAGAAGTCGTAGACGCCCGCGTCGAACGCGGTGTACGCCGGGTAGTCGAGCAGGTCGTACAGCTCGGCACGGGTCTGCATGTGCTCCACGTGGGAGGAGAGCGAGCCCTCGGTGCGCAGGTCGTCGAGGGCGCGGTCGGCGGCGCCCATCGCGAGCCGCAGCAGCGAGACGGGGTAGATGACGAGCGCGACGCCCGCGTCGCGCAGCTGCGCGGCGGTGAACAGCTCGGACCTGCCGAACTCCGTCATGTTGGCCAGCACGGGCACGTCGAGGGCCGCGGCGACGGCCTCGAACTCGTCCAGGTCGCGCAGCGCCTCCGGGAACACGGCGTCCGCGCCGGCGTCCACCAGGGCTCGGGCCCGGTCGATCGTGGCCTCCAGGCCGGCCCCGGCCCGGATGTCGGTGCGCGCCATGATGAGCAGGTTCTCGTCGCGCCGGGCCGTCGCGGCCGAGCGGATCCGCTGCAGCGCGGTGGCGTCGTCGACGACCTGCTTGCCGTCGAGGTGCCCGCACCGCTTCGGGTTGACCTGGTCCTCGACGTGCAGGCCGGCGACCCCGGCGTCCTCCAGGGTCTGGACCGTCCGGGCGACGTTCATCGCCTCGCCGAACCCGGTGTCGGCGTCGACCAGCACGGGCAGGTCCGTCACCCGGGCGACCTGCGCGGCCCGGCCCGCGACCTCGGTGAGGGTCGTCAGGCCGACGTCGGGCAGGCCCAGGTCGGCGGCGACGACGGCGCCGGACAGGTAGACGCCGTCGTAGCCCTTGCGCTCGACGAGGCGCGCGGACAGGGGGTTGAACGCCCCGGGGAGCTGGAGGAGCCCGCCGGCGCGGAGGCGCTCGCGGAACGCCGCGCGCTTCGCCGCGGGGGTGAGGGTCGAGTACAGCATCCGGACCTCCTCAGAAGATGCCGCGGGTGGCGGGCGCGGTGGTGGCGGGGTCGACGAGGGGTGCCACGGTGAGGCCGGCCAGCTCGTCGGCCGTGAGGTCGGGCAGGCGCTGCGCGACGTCGAGGAACCGTTCGACCTCGTCGTCCGCCAGGACGCCGGCGGCCAGGGTGCGGAACTTCGCGACGTACTGCTCGCGCCCGAACGGGCGCGCGCCGAGCGGGTGCGCGTCGGCGACGGCGATCTCCTCGACGACCCGCGAGCCGTCGACCAGCTCGATCTCGACCCGTCCGCCGAACGACTTCTCCGCCGGGTCGGACGAGTGGTACCGGCGCGTCCACTCCGGGTCCTCGGCCGTGGTGACCCTGCCCCACAGCCCGACGGTGTCCGGGCGTCCCGCCCGCTCGGGGGCGTAGCTGGCCACGTGGTCCCAGGCGCCGTCCTGCAGCGCGACGGTGAAGATGTACGGGATCGAGTGGTCGAGCGTCTCGCGGCTGGCCGTCGGGTCGTACTTCTGCGGGTCGCCCGAGCCGGAGCCGATGACGAAGTGCGTGTGGTGGCTGGTGTGCAGCACCACCGACCGCACCGCGGCGGGGTCGCGCAGCTCGGGGCGCTCGCGGCCGAGGCGGCGCGCCAGGTCGATCCAGGCCTGCGCCTGGTACTCGGCGGAGTGCTCCTTGGTGTACGTGTCGAGGATGGCGGTGCGCGGCTCGCCGGCGGCGGGCAGCGGCACCGTGTACTGCGCGTCGGGGCCGGACAGCAGCCAGGCGATGACGCCGTCGGTGCCCTCGTAGATCGGGCTGGGGGAGGTCTGGCCGCGCATCGCCCGGTCGACGGCCTCCACGGCCAGCTTCCCGGCGAAGGCGGGGGCGTGCGCCTTCCACGTGGAGATCTCGCCCTTGCGGGACTGGCGGGTGGCGGTCGTCGTGTGCAGCGCCTGCCCGACCGCCTGGTAGACGGTCTCGGTGTCGAGTCCCAGCAGGGTGCCGATGCCGGCCGCCGCGCTCGGGCCGAGGTGCGCCACGTGGTCGATCTTGTGCTCGTGCAGGCAGATGCCCTTGACGAGGTCGACCTGGATCTCGTACCCGGTGACGATGCCGCGCAGCAGGTCCGCGCCGCTGCGGCCCAGGTGCTGCGCCACCGCCAGGATCGGCGGGACGTTGTCGCCCGGGTGCGAGTAGTCCGCCGCGAGGAACGTGTCGTGGAAGTCCAGCTCGCGCACCGCCACGCCGTTCGCCCACGCCGCCCACTCGGGGCTCGTGCGCTCGCCGGACCCGAAGATCGTCGCGCCCGCGCCGCCCCGTGACACCGGGTGCGCCTCCGCCTGCGCGCGGGCCGCCAGGATCGGCGCCCGTCCCAGCGACGCCGTCGCCACCGCCGCGTTGTCGATGACGCGGTTGATCACCATGTCGGTGACGTCCGGCGTCGGGTCGAGCCGCTCGGCGGCCACCTCCGCGATCTTCCAGGCGAGCTGATCCGTGCGGTCCAGGGGCTCGTCGGGTCGGTACACGCGGACGGTGTGGTCGATCATGGGGTCCTCCGGGTCGCGGGGAGCGTCGTCGCTGCCCGATGTCAGGGCGCCCCTGGAACCTAACGCGACACCGTCGAGCCGTCCACGCCGGTACCGGGTAACCGGTGCGCAGGACGCCCGTGGACGAGGCGTGTGGTCGGCTTCACGATCCTGGCGCCACCGGTGGTGTCGCCGCACGTCAGCCGTGCGTCAGCGCGGTGCGGAGCAGCGTTCCGCGGCGCCGCCGGGCCCCACGAAAGATGATGCGCGGGGCAACTGTCGGTAACGTGTCCGCTCATGTTCGGGCCGGACCTCCTGCACGGAGGGTCCCGGCCGCCTCTCACGGGTCGACCGGCCGGGAGCCACCAGGGCTCCCCGCCCCGGCCACGGAAGGACGCATGACTCTCGCCCCGCACCTTCGCCCGCCTGCGCCCGGCACCGGCGCGCCCGCCGCCGACCAGGCCACCGACCCCGCCACCGGGACACGTCGGGCCGCACCCCGACGCCGCCTGCGCGCGCAGGACGTCACCGTCGTCGACGGCGGCACGCTCCGCCGGACCATCGGCGGCACCGCCGTCGGCAACCTCATGGAGTGGTACGACGTCGGCATCTACGGCTACCTCGCCGTCACGATGGGTGCCGTGTTCCTGCCCGCCGCGTCCTCCGGCGTGCAGATCCTCTTCTCGCTGGGCGTGTTCGCCGCGACCTACGTCGCCCGCCCGCTCGGCGGCATCGTCTGCGGTCGCATCGGCGACCGCGTCGGGCGGCAGAAGGTGCTGTCGTTCACCCTCGTGACGATGGCGTGCTCCACGTTCCTCATCGGGCTGCTGCCCACCTACGGCGTCATCGGCGCCGC contains:
- a CDS encoding bifunctional 2-methylcitrate synthase/citrate synthase, producing the protein MTDSPTPEVHRGLAGVVADTTAISKVDPDSNSLLYRGYPVQDLATTQPFEAVAHLLWHGELPTAAELAELESLERSLRPMDERTRRVIDDLPRDAHPMDVVRTAVSQLGGLDATLLRDGGVLDPELNRGRAVYLLAQLPGIVAYGQRRRHGLDPVPPRDDLDVARNFLWQTFGEVPDDVVVDAFRTSLVLYAEHSFNASTFTARVVASTLSDVYSAVTAAVGALKGPLHGGANEAVMHAFAEIGSADRAEAWLDDALAAKRKVMGFGHRVYRHGDSRVPSMKAALDALVEHYDRPDLAALYDTLEAAFVARKGIYPNLDYPAGPAYHLMGFDTETFTPIFVAARIVGWTAHVAEQQAANSLIRPLSAYTGPERRDVPR
- a CDS encoding CYTH domain-containing protein, translated to MATAYTDFEFERRFLVRTLPDALRDAPSLIVQSYFLSDGGYALRVRVQAGGVDGRLDAQSDPADVLDAVRDRVDFAAVTVKGPSAGGTRYEAERELDPLVALELVRRGGARVVKTRYAAWIGADGWSIDVFGGANHPLIVAECERSGPVTGLQIPDFCVTEITDDRRFSNESLAVQPYAEWATDYAQELARTGPRFREDFGENTSIDAT
- a CDS encoding MmgE/PrpD family protein, translating into MIDHTVRVYRPDEPLDRTDQLAWKIAEVAAERLDPTPDVTDMVINRVIDNAAVATASLGRAPILAARAQAEAHPVSRGGAGATIFGSGERTSPEWAAWANGVAVRELDFHDTFLAADYSHPGDNVPPILAVAQHLGRSGADLLRGIVTGYEIQVDLVKGICLHEHKIDHVAHLGPSAAAGIGTLLGLDTETVYQAVGQALHTTTATRQSRKGEISTWKAHAPAFAGKLAVEAVDRAMRGQTSPSPIYEGTDGVIAWLLSGPDAQYTVPLPAAGEPRTAILDTYTKEHSAEYQAQAWIDLARRLGRERPELRDPAAVRSVVLHTSHHTHFVIGSGSGDPQKYDPTASRETLDHSIPYIFTVALQDGAWDHVASYAPERAGRPDTVGLWGRVTTAEDPEWTRRYHSSDPAEKSFGGRVEIELVDGSRVVEEIAVADAHPLGARPFGREQYVAKFRTLAAGVLADDEVERFLDVAQRLPDLTADELAGLTVAPLVDPATTAPATRGIF
- the prpB gene encoding methylisocitrate lyase, producing MLYSTLTPAAKRAAFRERLRAGGLLQLPGAFNPLSARLVERKGYDGVYLSGAVVAADLGLPDVGLTTLTEVAGRAAQVARVTDLPVLVDADTGFGEAMNVARTVQTLEDAGVAGLHVEDQVNPKRCGHLDGKQVVDDATALQRIRSAATARRDENLLIMARTDIRAGAGLEATIDRARALVDAGADAVFPEALRDLDEFEAVAAALDVPVLANMTEFGRSELFTAAQLRDAGVALVIYPVSLLRLAMGAADRALDDLRTEGSLSSHVEHMQTRAELYDLLDYPAYTAFDAGVYDFSLEEHHHQ